Proteins from a genomic interval of Heteronotia binoei isolate CCM8104 ecotype False Entrance Well chromosome 5, APGP_CSIRO_Hbin_v1, whole genome shotgun sequence:
- the LOC132570927 gene encoding zinc finger protein 345-like, protein MPFPMGPFSLEEVAVSFTEAEWALLDPRQRALYREVMLENYGNVASLETRHKFSLSSSIKQHQKTHAGEKPFEYSKCGQRFGVSGSLQYHQKTHTWEKPFECLECAKRFSTSGSLQKHQRTHTGEKPFECSVCGKRFMWSGSLQYHQKTHTGEKPFECLECAKRFSTSGSLQKHQRTHTAGKPFECSVCGKRFSQSGSLQYHQKTHTGEKPFECSECGKRFNRNGHLETHQRTHTGEKPFECWECGKRFSASYALQRHQRIHTGEKPFECSECGKRFLWSRSLQNHQRTHTGEKPFECLECGKRFITSGSLQYHQRTHTGEKPFECSECGKRFSKSGDLQKHQRIHTGEKPFECLECGKRFSRSGSLQYHQRTHTGEKPFECSECGKRFITSGSLQYHQRTHTGEKPFECSECGKRFSKSGDLQKHQRIHTGEKPFECLECGKRFSRSGSLQYHQRTHTGEKPFECSECGKRFSKSGDLQKHQRIHTGEKPFECLECGKRFSRSGSLQYHQRTHTGEKPFECSECGKRFITSGSLQYHQRTHTGEKPFECSECGKRFSKSGDLQKHQRIHTGEKPFECLECGKRFSRSGSLQYHQRTHTGEKPFECSECGKRFITSGSLQYHQRTHTKTHNGEKLFECSECGKRFITSGGLQYHQRIHTGEKPFKCLECGKRFSWSDSLQKHQRTHTGEKPFECSECGKRFSRSGSLQYHQRTHTGEKPFECSECGKRCSTSGSLQYHQRIHTGEKPFECLECGKRFSRSGSLQYHQKTHTGEKPFECLECVKRFSTNGDLQKHQRTHTGEKPFQCSECGKRFSQSGSLQRHQRTHTGEKPFECLECGKRLSTSGSLQNHQRTHTGEKPFQCSECGKRFMSSGNLQKHQRTHTGEKPFECSECGKRFMWSASLQTHQITHKAEKPFECLLQHLQS, encoded by the exons agacaagacataaATTCAGTCTCAGTAGTAGTATTAAGCAGCATCAGAAAACTCacgcaggggagaaaccttttgaatactcaaagtgtggacagagatttggtgtgagtggcagtcttcaatatcatcagaagaCCCACAcatgggagaagccttttgaatgcttggagtgtgcaaagagatttagtacgagtggcagtcttcaaaagcatcaaagaacccacacaggagagaagccttttgaatgctcagtgtgtggaaagagattcatgtggagtggcagtcttcaatatcatcagaagacccacacaggggagaagccttttgaatgcttggagtgtgcaaagagatttagtacgagtggcagtcttcaaaagcaccaGAGAACGCACACAGCagggaagccttttgaatgctcagtgtgtggaaagagattcagtcagagtggcagtcttcaatatcatcagaagacccacacaggggagaagccttttgaatgctcagagtgtgggaaaagattcaatcGGAATGGCCATCTTgaaacgcatcagagaacccacacaggggagaagccttttgaatgctgggagtgtggaaagagatttagtgcgAGTTAtgctcttcaaaggcatcagagaattcacacaggggagaagccttttgaatgctcagagtgtggaaagagattcctgTGGAGTCGcagtcttcaaaatcatcagagaacccacacaggggagaagccttttgaatgcttggagtgtggaaagagatttattacgagtggcagtcttcagtatcatcagagaacccacacaggggaaaagccttttgaatgctcagagtgtggaaagagattcagtaagagtggtgatcttcaaaagcatcagagaatccacacaggggagaaaccttttgaatgcttggagtgtggaaagagattcagtcggagtggcagtcttcaatatcatcagagaacccacacaggggagaagccttttgaatgctcagagtgtggaaagagatttattacgagtggcagtcttcagtatcatcagagaacccacacaggggaaaagccttttgaatgctcagagtgtggaaagagattcagtaagagtggtgatcttcaaaagcatcagagaatccacacaggggagaaaccttttgaatgcttggagtgtggaaagagattcagtcggagtggcagtcttcagtatcatcagagaacccacacaggggagaagccttttgaatgctcagagtgtggaaagagattcagtaagagtggtgatcttcaaaagcatcagagaatccacacaggggagaaaccttttgaatgcttggagtgtggaaagagattcagtcggagtggcagtcttcaatatcatcagagaacccacacaggggagaagccttttgaatgctcagagtgtggaaagagatttattacgagtggcagtcttcagtatcatcagagaacccacacaggggaaaagccttttgaatgctcagagtgtggaaagagattcagtaagagtggtgatcttcaaaagcatcagagaatccacacaggggagaaaccttttgaatgcttggagtgtggaaagagattcagtcggagtggcagtcttcagtatcatcagagaacccacacaggggagaagccttttgaatgctcagagtgtggaaagagatttattacgagtggcagtcttcagtatcatcagagaacccacaca aaaacccacaacggggagaaactttttgaatgctcagagtgtggaaagagatttattacGAGTGGtggtcttcagtatcatcagagaatccacacaggggagaagccttttaaatgcttggagtgtggaaagagattcagttggagtgacagtcttcaaaagcatcagagaacccacacaggagaaaagccttttgaatgctcagagtgtgggaagagattcagtcggagtggcagtcttcaatatcatcagagaacccacacaggggagaagccttttgaatgctcagagtgtggaaagagatgtagtacgagtggcagtcttcaatatcatcagagaatccacacaggggagaagccttttgaatgcttggagtgtggaaagagattcagtcggagtggcagtcttcaatatcatcagaaaacccacacaggggagaagccttttgaatgcttagagtgtgtaaagagattcagtacgaatggcgatcttcaaaagcatcagagaacccacacaggggagaagccttttcaatgctcagagtgtggaaagagattcagtcagagtggcagtcttcaaaggcatcagagaacccacacaggggagaagccttttgaatgcttagagtgtggaaagagacttTCTaccagtggcagtcttcaaaatcatcagagaacccacacaggggagaaacctttccaatgctcagagtgtggaaagagattcatgagtagtggcaatcttcaaaagcatcagagaacccacacaggggagaagccttttgaatgctcagagtgtggaaagagattcatgtggagtgcCAGTCTTCAAACACATCAGATAACCCACAAAgcggagaagccttttgaat GTCTGCTGCAGCATTTGCAAAGCTAG